A stretch of the Lolium perenne isolate Kyuss_39 chromosome 3, Kyuss_2.0, whole genome shotgun sequence genome encodes the following:
- the LOC127344690 gene encoding cortical cell-delineating protein-like — MAPFKLVLFLAVNLAILASAAHACAPYCPTPSPPPPPSTCSIDTLKLKVCANVLNLLKLNLPVPENEECCPLLSGLVNLDASVCLCTAIKAEILGIKLNLLDDFTLLLNQCRKTCPDNYTCSI, encoded by the coding sequence ATGGCGCCCTTCAAGTTGGTCCTCTTCCTCGCCGTGAACCTGGCTATCCTTGCCTCCGCCGCGCACGCCTGCGCTCCATACTGCCCCACCCCCAGCCCACCGCCACCCCCGTCAACCTGCTCGATTGACACTCTGAAGCTGAAAGTGTGCGCCAACGTGCTGAACCTGCTCAAGCTCAACCTCCCCGTGCCCGAGAATGAGGAGTGCTGCCCGCTGCTGTCTGGGCTCGTCAACCTCGATGCCTCCGTCTGTCTCTGCACCGCCATCAAGGCCGAGATTCTCGGCATCAAACTCAATTTACTCGACGACTTCACCCTCCTTCTTAACCAGTGCCGCAAGACCTGCCCCGACAACTACACCTGCTCCATATGA